A portion of the Bdellovibrionales bacterium genome contains these proteins:
- a CDS encoding oligosaccharide flippase family protein — protein sequence MDLLSSRLLTKNAIFNVLGQGLPMLVGLFCIPVLIERLGLERFGVLSLVWMIIGYFNLFDLGLGRATIKLVAEKLGENNSENVSGVIWTSAIVIFVASLVGAIFVFLVTPWMLREVFHIKEHLLDDSRRAFYYLALGIPIVAISTCFRGGLEAKQRFGILSLIQIFLGMFAFGVPAIVIQFSDSVASISIALVIGRVLVFFLLLAASSRCFPGILREFQFDRQLIGRLMKFGGWMTVSNTISPMMVYFDRFLIGALVPISNLAFYTTPYEIVSRLHVVPSSIVRVLFPAFSNVQLRAPQRLVSIFDTGNRVIFLIFFPLVLVLVAFSQELLTLWLGPEFSASSHRVLEIIAIGFFINALAQIPFSFIQSLERADLTAKLHLVEFPIYFVAVWYLTSNFGLVGAALAWTLRVTLDAWALALVCKKLVPSVSASLRKIEWSVVFSVSLYIVILNSDNLWTKLFSAALFMGFFVLFSWIYLVELNERVLLLNFRQPHRRLKNTISAKDVNTKEFEKSTVAVYHSHYPSERLVHSVRRIATQVENVIIVDSASSGLSRSILEKISKMEKVQVIFNSEYLGDALALNRGIKIASELGAKWILTLDQDSYPEDFFVDQLIGEFIENSEQDQVFAIYPTLINEATGTEIDARNNQAFAPVLNKRGPLARLFRVRDFFNIGAFDEGLFREYICLEHHFRVIRSGFKIVESTKARLTINPKAYLEEQFQVCEIASIEFAREGRYYDSRNRFILYFRYGLIDPRWVWLDFQLFCKAVLNTLAKEEKKLQKVLDIASGVSHSFSGKMGRNT from the coding sequence TTGGATCTCTTAAGTAGTAGGCTTTTAACCAAGAATGCGATTTTTAATGTTTTGGGACAGGGATTGCCCATGTTGGTGGGACTCTTTTGTATCCCTGTCCTGATAGAGCGACTTGGTCTTGAGAGATTTGGAGTTTTATCCCTTGTTTGGATGATTATCGGTTACTTTAATTTATTTGATCTAGGTTTAGGTAGGGCGACTATAAAACTAGTGGCTGAAAAGCTTGGTGAAAATAACTCTGAAAATGTCTCAGGAGTCATTTGGACGAGCGCCATAGTTATCTTTGTGGCGAGTTTAGTTGGGGCAATATTTGTCTTCCTCGTAACCCCTTGGATGCTTAGGGAGGTTTTCCATATAAAGGAGCATCTCCTCGATGATAGTCGACGAGCATTTTATTATTTAGCACTTGGGATTCCTATCGTCGCTATTAGTACGTGTTTTCGTGGTGGACTTGAGGCAAAGCAAAGGTTTGGCATTCTGAGTCTCATCCAAATTTTTCTTGGAATGTTTGCATTTGGTGTGCCGGCAATAGTGATTCAGTTTTCTGACTCAGTGGCATCTATTTCAATTGCTTTGGTTATTGGGCGAGTACTTGTATTTTTTTTACTACTCGCGGCATCTAGTCGGTGTTTTCCGGGGATTTTGAGGGAATTCCAGTTTGATAGGCAGTTGATTGGGCGGCTCATGAAATTCGGTGGCTGGATGACTGTGAGCAATACCATTAGTCCAATGATGGTTTATTTTGATCGATTCCTGATAGGAGCCCTTGTTCCGATCTCAAATTTGGCATTTTATACAACGCCTTACGAGATAGTCAGTCGTTTGCATGTTGTGCCCAGTTCAATAGTTCGTGTTCTTTTTCCCGCATTTTCGAATGTTCAACTGCGAGCTCCACAAAGACTCGTGTCGATATTTGATACTGGAAACAGAGTCATATTTTTAATTTTTTTTCCGTTGGTTTTGGTACTCGTTGCGTTTAGCCAGGAGTTGCTCACACTATGGCTTGGACCTGAGTTTTCGGCGAGCAGTCATCGGGTGCTCGAAATTATTGCGATCGGTTTTTTCATAAATGCGTTGGCACAAATTCCATTTTCTTTTATCCAAAGCTTGGAGAGAGCGGATCTTACGGCAAAACTTCATCTCGTTGAATTTCCTATCTACTTTGTTGCCGTATGGTACCTGACCTCAAATTTTGGGCTGGTCGGAGCTGCTTTAGCTTGGACTCTGCGGGTGACGCTGGATGCCTGGGCATTGGCATTAGTTTGTAAAAAGTTGGTTCCAAGCGTGTCTGCAAGTCTTAGGAAGATTGAATGGTCTGTCGTTTTTTCGGTATCATTGTATATTGTCATTCTAAATTCAGACAACCTCTGGACGAAGTTGTTTTCGGCGGCACTATTTATGGGGTTTTTTGTATTGTTTTCGTGGATTTACCTAGTCGAATTAAATGAACGAGTCTTGCTGTTAAATTTCAGACAACCTCATCGTAGGCTCAAGAATACAATTTCGGCAAAAGATGTGAACACGAAGGAATTCGAAAAGTCGACTGTGGCCGTGTACCATTCTCACTATCCCTCTGAGAGGCTTGTTCATTCAGTCAGGCGGATAGCCACTCAGGTCGAAAATGTCATAATTGTAGATTCTGCTTCGAGTGGGCTGTCGAGATCTATCTTAGAGAAAATTTCCAAGATGGAAAAGGTCCAGGTTATATTTAATAGCGAGTACTTAGGCGATGCTCTTGCTTTGAATCGGGGGATCAAAATCGCCTCTGAGCTTGGTGCCAAGTGGATATTGACTCTTGATCAGGATTCTTACCCTGAGGATTTTTTTGTAGATCAATTGATAGGCGAATTCATAGAGAATTCTGAGCAAGACCAAGTTTTTGCCATTTATCCAACACTCATTAATGAGGCAACGGGAACAGAAATTGATGCCAGAAACAATCAAGCTTTCGCGCCTGTGCTTAACAAACGAGGTCCGTTAGCTCGCCTCTTTCGGGTGAGAGATTTTTTTAATATCGGTGCTTTTGATGAAGGGTTATTTAGAGAGTATATTTGTCTTGAGCATCACTTTCGGGTGATTCGCTCAGGATTTAAAATTGTTGAATCTACCAAGGCAAGGCTGACAATTAATCCCAAGGCTTATCTTGAGGAGCAATTTCAAGTCTGTGAGATTGCTTCAATTGAGTTTGCTCGTGAAGGCCGATACTATGATTCGAGAAATAGATTTATTTTGTATTTTCGCTACGGCCTAATCGATCCGCGCTGGGTTTGGCTGGACTTTCAGCTCTTTTGCAAGGCAGTTTTGAATACTCTAGCAAAGGAAGAGAAAAAGTTGCAAAAGGTTTTGGATATTGCCTCTGGTGTGTCCCATTCTTTCTCGGGAAAAATGGGCCGAAATACATGA
- a CDS encoding glycosyltransferase family 2 protein, producing the protein MADLKRKISIICVNYENRTESEGFLRQFIGFDMSSISVLMVDNSERAKLPESICSLAQNARLVSSGKNLGYFGAFQFGIDFLSKDDSLGDFVILSNPDIRYEADFFERLIDLKVTGEIVLAPSVKSGLSGRDQNPFMTVRPLASRMLFYNYIFRFHPLFVLYEIFSGLKKSLLRTKGHSITNTGQSKPVDIYAPHGSLIVFTRSAIGKLSNFKGSPFLFCEEIYLAETSKKMDIKIKYEPTLRAVHKESTTMRLIPSKKISSYKARSNKEVYERFFAKMDTRD; encoded by the coding sequence GTGGCCGACCTTAAAAGAAAAATTAGCATCATTTGTGTGAACTATGAAAACAGAACTGAATCAGAGGGATTTTTAAGACAGTTCATCGGTTTTGATATGAGCTCCATTTCTGTTTTAATGGTGGACAATTCGGAGAGAGCCAAGCTTCCAGAATCAATTTGTAGCTTGGCCCAAAATGCACGACTGGTCTCTTCGGGAAAGAATTTGGGCTATTTTGGTGCATTCCAATTTGGCATTGATTTTTTATCTAAAGACGACTCCCTCGGTGATTTCGTTATTCTTTCAAATCCAGATATTCGGTATGAGGCTGATTTTTTCGAGAGGTTAATTGATCTGAAGGTGACAGGAGAAATTGTTTTAGCCCCTTCGGTTAAATCTGGGCTGAGTGGAAGGGACCAAAATCCATTTATGACAGTCCGCCCCTTAGCTTCGAGGATGTTATTTTATAACTATATCTTCCGATTTCATCCTTTGTTTGTTTTATATGAGATCTTCAGCGGTTTGAAGAAAAGTCTATTGCGGACAAAGGGCCATTCGATCACGAATACGGGACAGAGTAAACCAGTAGATATCTATGCACCTCACGGTTCGTTGATCGTATTCACTCGGTCAGCGATAGGTAAATTATCAAATTTTAAGGGTTCGCCCTTCTTATTTTGTGAGGAGATTTATTTGGCTGAGACGTCAAAAAAAATGGATATAAAGATAAAATACGAACCCACACTTCGGGCCGTCCATAAGGAGAGCACGACAATGAGGTTGATCCCATCAAAGAAGATTTCTTCATATAAGGCCAGATCAAACAAAGAAGTCTATGAGCGATTTTTTGCCAAAATGGATACGAGGGATTAG
- a CDS encoding glycosyltransferase codes for MYKITLRLIGLVASKPYLTKAFVYSIFFDGPRATAQRVANKLNGFQQNFRSYRFSLSKPSTYFPPDFLTAYLVAETVIDKAPVIEIHKYQVSADGNHVYQDSFKIMSERESLGDILNKHAQKETSEFLLVASRVGTSADLITKIGDQVFLNKTKASAFYFDSEVKMTQGNILPHFRTGFSIEYLLSNDFVGNAIAFDRQALLSVGGFSPKHKGYALLTDILFKFWISKKEIFHVPEILQRERVGDQLFGGSSKTDAIEVRQQILKQMKVLGTVRPSSRVPGVFEIKPELSAKPLVSIIIPFKDGGEVLKRCFASVFSQTKYPRFEVVAVDNNSCENQTFDLVNQLKEDSRFHLLEYKHVFNYSAINNFAVEKCHGEFVILLNSDTEILSPDWIESLLHYSMQEGIGAVGGLLLYPDRSIEHAGVIIGLGGVAGHSHRGMPSHLNGYFSRPYCAQEVSALTAACLMVKKTIYQEIGGLNEKDLGVLYNDVDFCLRLRRGGYRNIYNPRCEAIHYESRTRGHDFSFSKINRRHREIDFMLDRYSSLFRDGDPFYSPHLGVEGQDFELKRGSIYCGRP; via the coding sequence ATGTACAAAATAACATTAAGATTGATAGGGCTTGTGGCCTCTAAGCCTTATCTAACAAAGGCCTTCGTTTATTCAATATTTTTCGATGGACCGAGAGCCACAGCTCAACGAGTTGCGAATAAATTAAACGGCTTTCAACAGAACTTTAGAAGCTATAGATTTTCTCTTTCCAAACCATCAACGTATTTTCCTCCAGATTTTCTTACAGCCTACCTGGTCGCAGAAACTGTCATTGATAAGGCTCCTGTTATTGAAATTCACAAGTATCAAGTTTCTGCAGATGGCAACCATGTATATCAAGACTCGTTTAAAATCATGTCGGAGAGGGAGTCTCTGGGGGATATCCTAAATAAACATGCCCAAAAGGAGACGTCTGAATTCCTTTTGGTTGCTTCGCGAGTAGGAACATCTGCGGATTTGATTACTAAAATCGGAGATCAGGTTTTCCTGAATAAGACAAAGGCATCTGCTTTTTATTTTGATAGTGAAGTCAAAATGACTCAGGGGAATATCCTCCCTCACTTCCGAACTGGGTTTTCGATTGAGTATTTGCTATCCAATGACTTTGTTGGGAATGCGATCGCCTTTGATCGGCAGGCTCTATTGAGTGTCGGAGGGTTCTCTCCAAAACACAAAGGCTATGCCTTGCTCACGGACATTTTATTTAAATTTTGGATAAGCAAGAAGGAGATTTTTCACGTTCCTGAAATCCTTCAGCGAGAGCGCGTGGGGGATCAGCTTTTTGGTGGCTCGTCTAAAACCGACGCCATCGAGGTTCGTCAGCAGATTTTAAAGCAGATGAAAGTATTGGGAACTGTTCGTCCATCGTCAAGAGTTCCAGGTGTTTTTGAAATTAAACCTGAATTAAGCGCAAAACCTTTGGTCTCTATTATCATTCCATTTAAGGATGGAGGCGAGGTGCTAAAACGTTGCTTTGCGTCTGTTTTTTCTCAAACTAAATATCCAAGATTCGAAGTGGTCGCTGTTGACAACAATAGTTGTGAAAACCAAACCTTTGATCTTGTCAATCAACTAAAAGAAGACTCAAGATTTCACCTCCTAGAATATAAGCATGTGTTTAATTATTCAGCGATAAACAATTTTGCAGTGGAAAAATGTCATGGTGAATTCGTTATTTTACTCAATAGCGACACCGAAATCCTGTCACCTGATTGGATTGAGTCCCTACTTCACTATTCAATGCAGGAGGGAATTGGTGCCGTTGGAGGCCTTCTCCTATACCCGGACAGATCGATTGAGCATGCGGGAGTGATTATTGGGCTCGGAGGGGTTGCAGGTCATTCTCATCGGGGAATGCCCTCTCATTTAAATGGATATTTTTCTCGTCCTTACTGTGCGCAAGAAGTTTCAGCACTGACAGCGGCATGTTTGATGGTGAAAAAGACTATTTATCAAGAAATTGGCGGCTTAAATGAAAAGGATTTGGGGGTATTGTATAATGATGTAGATTTCTGTCTCCGTTTACGACGAGGCGGATATAGAAACATCTACAATCCAAGATGTGAAGCCATTCATTATGAGTCCAGAACCCGCGGACATGATTTTTCATTTTCCAAGATCAATAGGAGACATCGCGAAATTGATTTTATGCTAGACAGGTACAGTTCTCTTTTTCGCGATGGTGATCCTTTCTATAGTCCGCACCTTGGAGTTGAAGGTCAGGATTTTGAATTAAAGCGAGGATCAATTTACTGTGGCCGACCTTAA
- a CDS encoding glycosyltransferase family 2 protein produces MKSIAAIVVTFHPKAEVIDGLVAIASSVKHSYVIDNGSSLHNDFLREVEKRPNTTLIRLGHNLGIASALNVGVKHALASDVDWVLTLDQDTLLTSEVIDKMMEAYELYPNQDQIGILAPTHFEKNTGPQKKLRSKGKDVLIPREHVISSGCLIPRSTFDRVSGFDEDLFIDMVDHDFCLKVRKSGLEVFMIGNAQMAHSLGASKRHKFGPLSFFSHNYPVERQYYRARNRIVLYRRHFGAWVWRDQQFAIKDLTKVLLVETNRWKKIKAILHGTRDGLVGRMGPYRSSI; encoded by the coding sequence TTGAAATCCATTGCTGCTATCGTGGTCACGTTTCATCCAAAAGCAGAGGTGATCGACGGATTGGTGGCCATTGCGTCTTCTGTAAAACACAGCTATGTCATCGATAATGGTTCATCATTACATAACGATTTTCTTCGAGAAGTCGAAAAGCGACCTAACACTACTTTAATCAGGCTCGGCCACAATTTGGGTATTGCCTCGGCACTTAATGTGGGTGTCAAACACGCTTTAGCGAGCGATGTGGACTGGGTTTTAACCCTTGATCAAGATACATTGCTCACTTCTGAAGTTATAGATAAAATGATGGAGGCTTATGAACTCTATCCAAATCAAGATCAAATTGGAATTTTAGCTCCAACTCATTTTGAAAAGAACACGGGACCTCAGAAAAAGCTTCGTAGCAAGGGCAAAGATGTTCTCATTCCTCGGGAGCACGTGATAAGTTCTGGCTGCCTTATTCCGCGTTCAACTTTTGACCGAGTCTCCGGATTTGATGAGGATCTTTTTATAGATATGGTAGATCATGATTTTTGCTTAAAGGTCAGAAAGTCGGGGCTCGAAGTTTTCATGATTGGGAACGCGCAAATGGCCCATTCATTGGGAGCCTCAAAGCGTCACAAATTTGGTCCCCTGTCTTTTTTCTCCCATAATTACCCAGTTGAGCGGCAGTATTATCGTGCGCGCAATCGCATCGTTCTCTATCGAAGGCATTTTGGCGCATGGGTTTGGCGAGATCAACAATTCGCGATCAAGGATCTTACGAAGGTCCTATTGGTTGAGACCAATAGATGGAAAAAAATCAAGGCGATACTACATGGCACGCGAGATGGACTGGTTGGCCGGATGGGGCCTTATCGTAGTTCGATCTAA
- the rfbD gene encoding dTDP-4-dehydrorhamnose reductase, giving the protein MGHAFREEFGETKNVIFLTSADLNLAKTDEIEVCLNLINPRLIINCAAYTAVDKAESEPELVIKINGKAPGELARWCKTHQAAMIHFSTDYVFDGRLDRPYLEEDPTGPLGVYGQSKLMGEQLIRQHLQEHLIFRISWVFSSVGNNFVKTMLRLGAERESLKIVSDQIGSPTYALDVAQLVLRIGGVGGLNIANSEFPFGTYHLHNQGETSWFDFAQNIFSIAKELGVGIKVNEVSPTSTAEFAAPAPRPLNSRMNMGLLQKAFGVEMPKWQDSLKSCIVELQKK; this is encoded by the coding sequence TTGGGCCACGCTTTTAGGGAAGAATTTGGCGAAACTAAAAATGTGATTTTTTTGACCTCGGCGGACCTCAATCTCGCAAAAACGGATGAAATTGAAGTCTGCCTTAATCTCATCAATCCTCGGCTCATTATCAATTGTGCGGCATACACCGCCGTAGATAAAGCAGAATCTGAGCCCGAACTTGTTATTAAAATCAATGGCAAAGCTCCGGGAGAACTGGCTCGGTGGTGCAAAACCCATCAAGCCGCGATGATTCATTTTTCGACCGACTACGTATTTGACGGACGTCTCGATCGGCCCTATCTAGAAGAAGATCCAACTGGCCCATTGGGTGTTTATGGTCAATCGAAACTCATGGGTGAGCAACTCATAAGGCAGCATTTACAAGAGCATCTTATCTTTAGGATCTCTTGGGTTTTCTCTTCTGTAGGAAATAATTTTGTAAAGACTATGCTGCGCTTAGGCGCTGAGCGGGAATCTTTAAAAATTGTTTCGGACCAGATTGGCAGCCCGACTTATGCGCTCGACGTCGCTCAACTGGTTTTGCGCATTGGAGGAGTTGGGGGTCTCAATATCGCCAACAGTGAATTCCCCTTTGGCACTTATCATTTGCATAATCAAGGCGAGACCTCTTGGTTTGATTTTGCCCAGAATATTTTTTCTATCGCAAAAGAGCTTGGCGTGGGGATCAAAGTTAACGAAGTCTCACCGACTTCTACCGCCGAATTCGCAGCCCCTGCCCCAAGACCCTTAAACTCCCGCATGAATATGGGTTTGTTGCAAAAAGCCTTTGGGGTTGAGATGCCAAAGTGGCAGGACTCATTGAAGTCTTGTATCGTTGAATTACAGAAAAAATAA
- the rfbB gene encoding dTDP-glucose 4,6-dehydratase yields MILVTGAAGFIGSSFVKMPHFKGKTLIAVDSLTYAGHLPNLFPESENPQFLLSTSAIGDYATTLKLLQEHGVNTVVNFAAESHVDNSINGPEVFVQTNVVGTFRLLEAARHYFQELSLDAKKNFRLLHVSTDEVFGELGKTGKFSETTSYDPSSPYSATKAASDHLVRAWHKTYGLPTIVTNCSNNYGPRQFPEKLIPRMILCALNEQPLPVYGRGENIRDWIHVEDHCQGIWLALTKGTPGETYCFGGNSERRNIDVVTGICQIMDELKPRANGKSYRDLITFVEDRLGHDWRYAIDDSKAQRELGFNRKFSKFEDGLKETVKWYLDNPEWIQSVLEKGSKK; encoded by the coding sequence ATGATACTTGTGACTGGTGCTGCGGGCTTTATCGGCTCTTCGTTTGTAAAGATGCCCCATTTCAAAGGCAAAACCCTGATTGCTGTCGACTCGCTTACGTACGCAGGGCACCTGCCCAATTTATTCCCCGAGTCTGAGAATCCTCAATTCTTGCTTTCTACCAGCGCTATTGGGGATTATGCGACCACGTTAAAGCTCCTTCAGGAGCATGGCGTGAATACCGTCGTCAATTTTGCAGCCGAATCCCATGTCGACAATTCGATCAACGGCCCCGAGGTTTTTGTACAGACAAACGTGGTAGGAACCTTTAGGTTATTGGAAGCGGCCCGTCATTATTTCCAAGAGCTTTCTTTGGATGCCAAGAAAAATTTCCGATTGCTCCACGTATCAACCGATGAAGTCTTTGGTGAACTCGGCAAAACTGGGAAATTTTCGGAAACCACATCCTATGACCCAAGTTCCCCCTACTCAGCTACAAAAGCGGCATCTGACCATCTGGTAAGAGCCTGGCACAAAACATACGGTTTACCGACGATCGTCACTAACTGTTCTAACAACTACGGCCCTCGCCAATTTCCTGAAAAACTGATTCCTCGCATGATTTTGTGCGCTCTGAATGAGCAACCTCTGCCGGTTTATGGCAGAGGTGAAAATATTCGTGACTGGATCCATGTTGAGGATCATTGCCAGGGGATTTGGCTCGCTCTTACCAAGGGAACACCTGGTGAAACCTATTGTTTTGGTGGGAATTCGGAGCGACGCAACATTGATGTAGTGACGGGAATCTGCCAAATCATGGATGAGCTCAAGCCACGAGCTAATGGCAAGAGCTATCGAGATCTTATCACTTTTGTCGAAGACCGCTTGGGTCACGATTGGCGCTATGCTATTGATGATTCTAAGGCTCAACGCGAACTTGGCTTCAATCGTAAATTCTCAAAATTTGAAGATGGGCTCAAAGAAACCGTAAAATGGTATCTCGATAATCCGGAATGGATTCAATCAGTACTAGAAAAGGGGAGCAAAAAATGA
- a CDS encoding polyprenol monophosphomannose synthase, which translates to MEIGIVIPAYNEGENLVKLVNSILGSHPQSQIIIVDDSADEKCVQLINDLTRSEVTIVHRKTKGGRGSAVLEGVRTLLKNKSLDYILEIDADFSHPPEQIPEILAKAQSDHADMVIASRYMKGSSIVNWPVKRKIFSAFSNKVARTLLKVPVSDYTNGYRLYSRRAADEIVKTCGTAGKGFIALSEILINLYYRNFVVVELPTRFVNRTRGESSLSLSEILGAIRGLVKIYFMIPKIKKANAK; encoded by the coding sequence ATGGAAATCGGCATCGTCATTCCGGCCTACAATGAAGGTGAGAATTTAGTCAAGTTAGTGAACTCAATCTTAGGCTCTCACCCTCAATCTCAAATAATTATTGTAGACGATTCTGCAGACGAAAAATGCGTGCAATTGATCAACGACCTGACTCGGAGTGAGGTTACGATTGTTCATCGAAAGACAAAGGGTGGCCGAGGGTCGGCCGTTCTCGAAGGTGTGCGGACACTTCTAAAAAATAAGTCTTTAGATTATATACTTGAAATCGATGCGGACTTCTCGCATCCGCCCGAGCAAATACCTGAAATTTTGGCCAAAGCTCAAAGTGATCATGCGGATATGGTGATTGCGAGTCGATATATGAAGGGAAGTTCAATTGTGAATTGGCCAGTGAAGCGGAAGATTTTTTCGGCCTTTTCCAACAAGGTGGCGCGAACCTTACTTAAAGTGCCAGTTTCTGATTATACGAATGGATATCGTTTGTACAGCAGACGAGCGGCCGATGAAATAGTAAAAACCTGTGGTACTGCCGGGAAGGGTTTCATTGCGCTGAGCGAGATTCTTATAAATCTCTATTATAGAAATTTTGTAGTGGTCGAGCTTCCAACCCGATTCGTTAACCGCACAAGGGGTGAGAGTTCACTTTCTTTAAGCGAAATTTTGGGAGCGATTCGGGGTTTAGTAAAAATTTATTTCATGATTCCAAAAATAAAAAAGGCAAATGCAAAGTGA
- the rfbA gene encoding glucose-1-phosphate thymidylyltransferase RfbA, translating into MKGIVLAGGAGTRLFPSTQTVSKQLLPVYDKPTIYYPISILMQAGIRDILVISTPRDLPMIESLLGTGEQLGINFSYKIQKEPKGIAEAFLIGQEFIGSDPVSLILGDNLFYGHALIDSLRLCAKNSGATVFAYHVNNPEAYGVVEFDEKGRAISIEEKPQEPKSNWAVTGLYFYDNQVVDIAKALKPSARGELEITDVNRIYLQRSQLNVECLGRGIAWLDTGNHDALLASAQFVQTIEKRQGLKIACLEEIAFLQGFITKTELANLIETYPNSTYTEYLKNLLRFGHI; encoded by the coding sequence ATGAAGGGTATCGTACTAGCCGGTGGTGCCGGAACTCGTCTCTTCCCCTCAACTCAAACGGTGAGTAAGCAACTTCTGCCTGTTTATGATAAACCCACCATTTATTACCCCATATCTATCCTTATGCAGGCCGGTATCCGGGATATTTTGGTTATTAGTACTCCCCGCGACCTACCTATGATCGAAAGCCTTTTGGGTACTGGTGAACAATTGGGAATTAATTTTTCCTATAAAATCCAGAAGGAGCCCAAAGGAATCGCCGAAGCCTTCCTTATAGGCCAAGAATTTATTGGGTCCGATCCTGTCTCTTTGATTTTAGGGGATAACTTATTTTATGGACACGCGCTTATCGACTCCCTCAGACTGTGCGCAAAAAACTCAGGAGCCACCGTCTTTGCCTATCATGTGAATAATCCAGAGGCCTATGGCGTTGTCGAATTTGATGAAAAGGGCCGTGCCATTTCGATCGAAGAAAAGCCACAAGAGCCTAAATCAAATTGGGCTGTAACAGGGCTGTATTTTTACGACAACCAAGTTGTCGATATCGCGAAGGCCCTGAAACCATCCGCTCGCGGCGAACTTGAAATCACCGATGTGAATCGCATATATCTGCAGAGAAGCCAGTTAAATGTGGAGTGCCTGGGTCGCGGTATTGCTTGGCTTGATACCGGTAACCATGATGCTCTATTGGCCTCCGCGCAATTTGTGCAAACCATTGAAAAGCGACAGGGATTGAAAATTGCCTGTCTCGAGGAGATTGCCTTTTTACAAGGCTTTATCACCAAAACCGAGCTTGCCAACCTGATCGAGACCTACCCAAATAGCACCTACACCGAATACCTTAAGAATCTCCTTCGCTTTGGACATATATGA
- a CDS encoding NAD(P)-dependent oxidoreductase: MTDKVIITGASGLIGQELVKYFPDAILFQGDICDKSAVDRFIYSQESVTGVIHLAAIVPKQVVDNNMKLAFDVNVGGTLNILEALRAHKTLGKDIPWFFYASTSHVYASSDAPRNEDDKVSPFTFYGLTKLQGEDWCRAYSREFGIPLCVGRIFSFSDARQPEYYFIPAMFKKIIRTPKNGSLEIFGVQGKRDFLRVPQICSTISSLYQKKYLGVVNIGTGIGSSLSQIVSKIVLAMGREDIKVNIASDAPNFLIADTGRLESVGIKCENEIEILIEDMASHYKKNR; this comes from the coding sequence GTGACCGATAAAGTCATTATCACTGGTGCAAGTGGCTTAATTGGCCAAGAGTTGGTCAAATATTTTCCGGATGCGATCCTCTTTCAGGGCGATATCTGTGATAAATCGGCTGTTGATCGATTTATTTATTCACAAGAGTCCGTTACGGGGGTCATACATTTGGCCGCCATCGTCCCTAAGCAAGTCGTCGATAACAACATGAAGCTTGCTTTTGATGTGAACGTTGGAGGGACTTTAAATATTTTAGAAGCTCTTCGCGCTCATAAGACTTTGGGGAAGGATATCCCATGGTTTTTTTATGCTTCCACGTCCCATGTCTACGCATCGTCTGATGCTCCACGAAACGAGGATGACAAGGTCAGTCCGTTCACTTTTTATGGTCTTACGAAGCTTCAGGGAGAAGACTGGTGTAGGGCATATTCAAGGGAATTTGGAATTCCCTTGTGCGTGGGAAGAATTTTTAGTTTTTCAGACGCCCGCCAGCCAGAGTATTATTTTATCCCCGCAATGTTTAAAAAAATTATCAGAACGCCAAAAAACGGAAGTTTGGAAATTTTCGGAGTACAAGGCAAAAGAGACTTCCTGAGAGTGCCTCAAATTTGCTCCACCATATCTTCTCTTTATCAAAAAAAATACTTAGGAGTTGTCAATATTGGGACAGGGATTGGCAGCTCATTATCTCAAATAGTCTCGAAAATCGTCCTCGCCATGGGTAGAGAGGATATTAAGGTTAATATTGCGAGCGATGCTCCCAATTTTTTGATAGCCGATACCGGCAGGTTGGAATCTGTAGGGATTAAATGTGAAAATGAAATAGAGATCCTGATTGAGGATATGGCGAGCCATTATAAAAAGAACCGTTAG